A genomic window from Solanum dulcamara chromosome 11, daSolDulc1.2, whole genome shotgun sequence includes:
- the LOC129873600 gene encoding LOB domain-containing protein 40 yields MRMSCNGCRVLRKGCSESCSIRPCLQWIKNPESQSNATVFLAKFYGRAGLMNLINAGPNHLRPAIFRSLLYEACGRIVNPIYGSVGLLWSGNWQLCQNAVEAVLKGTPITPIASEIAVNNNGPPLKLPHDIRHISKDENSTKSSDLHRVRTRCRFKRSGAKTRSNPVCSGSGDEKVNGSTSHESSLSHQSEEAAVAPNVECESREMAEVEDSAMAEPAKVELELTLGFSSFGTVDGKPKETKRNKPVQLLDAAGECKIELCLH; encoded by the exons ATGCGTATGAGTTGCAATGGTTGTAGAGTTCTTCGAAAAGGCTGCAGCGAAAGTTGTAGCATCAGGCCTTGTCTTCAATGGATCAAAAACCCCGAGTCTCAGTCTAACGCCACTGTTTTCCTCGCTAAGTTTTACGGCCGTGCTGGCCTCATGAATCTAATTAACGCCGGCCCTAATCACCTTCGTCCTG CAATATTTAGGTCGTTGCTTTATGAGGCTTGTGGAAGAATAGTAAACCCGATTTATGGATCGGTGGGGTTGTTGTGGTCAGGCAATTGGCAGCTTTGTCAAAATGCTGTGGAGGCAGTACTCAAAGGAACTCCAATTACTCCCATAGCCTCTGAAATTGCTGTAAACAACAACGGTCCTCCTTTGAAATTGCCTCACGATATTAGGCATATAAGCAAAGATGAAAACTCTACCAAGTCCAGCGATCTTCACCGGGTCAGAACCCGATGTCGATTCAAGCGCTCAGGTGCCAAGACAAGATCGAACCCGGTTTGTTCCGGGTCGGGTGATGAGAAAGTTAACGGGTCTACGAGCCATGAGTCTTCGTTGAGTCACCAGTCTGAAGAAGCGGCGGTGGCTCCGAATGTGGAATGCGAAAGCCGGGAAATGGCGGAAGTAGAAGATTCAGCTATGGCCGAGCCTGCTAAAGTCGAATTGGAACTGACTTTAGGTTTTTCGTCGTTTGGAACTGTTGACGGTAAACCGAAGGAAACTAAACGGAATAAACCTGTTCAGTTGCTGGACGCCGCCGGAGAATGTAAAATAGAGCTTTGCCTTCATTGA